From a single Intestinibaculum porci genomic region:
- a CDS encoding fibronectin type III domain-containing protein, whose amino-acid sequence MNAVLTSLQKEIVGEDSFQSLRSKKDAQILSQIKDGKSLDDLRENPKMSSGDENFFNIYYKRGQDYKDKTIKLDESYKEWINNLRRLNAKFPQSSIYYNFVDILNEAYKNTPVNYYNEIFGALNSLWDQTHYDFAHVTSNTLDSIEIKQNPSVTTYTDGETFNSNGLVIDGTYKQVWSDGRTPTTYTVNNMKYTTDTSTKLTYYDNSGNHITSWPVTVNDGVTSKTVNVPITIKPKLNSTKLTSISIASQPKKTVYTDGDAFKTDGLSIKGTFSKTYSDGSVTYEDKDNMDYSLSSTYLSVGQTAITATVTSDGITKSVDIPVTVNAKLNSTKLSSIKIASNPTKLTYNEGDKFDDTGLAITGTYEKDYSDGSKQYYDQANMSYTVVDGDSLKSTQKSVKVRVNDDGVEKSVEIPVTVNKVVKEASIDQLYFVSHPNKVKYKAGDKITTKGMKVNAVIKKTMSDGSTVYETKKNVKVLTSYPYAVAQIGSTVLTITYKYKENGFSDSKDLTQDIEVNKKDTHLVNVYKPAKVKIKSIKAGKKKLTVKWKKSKHARKYKVYYRVKGTKKWKSKTVKKTSCTIKKLKSKKTYQVRVRAINLTLKGKYSKTKTVKVK is encoded by the coding sequence ATGAATGCTGTCTTAACGTCACTTCAAAAAGAAATAGTTGGGGAAGATTCATTTCAGTCTTTACGTAGTAAAAAGGATGCACAGATTCTTTCACAAATTAAAGATGGTAAAAGCTTAGATGATTTAAGAGAAAATCCAAAAATGTCATCTGGCGATGAGAACTTCTTTAACATTTATTATAAAAGAGGACAAGATTATAAAGATAAAACTATTAAATTAGATGAATCTTATAAAGAGTGGATTAATAATCTTAGAAGATTAAATGCTAAATTTCCTCAATCATCCATTTATTATAATTTTGTTGATATTCTTAATGAAGCCTATAAAAATACACCAGTGAATTACTATAATGAAATCTTTGGTGCTTTAAATAGTTTATGGGATCAGACACATTATGACTTTGCTCATGTTACATCAAATACATTAGACTCTATTGAGATTAAACAAAATCCATCTGTTACAACTTATACTGATGGAGAAACATTTAATAGTAATGGGTTAGTTATTGATGGAACATATAAACAGGTATGGTCTGATGGGAGAACACCTACTACATACACTGTCAATAATATGAAGTATACAACTGATACAAGTACAAAGTTAACATACTATGATAATAGTGGTAATCATATTACATCATGGCCGGTAACGGTGAATGATGGTGTGACATCTAAGACGGTTAATGTACCTATTACTATTAAACCTAAGCTTAATAGTACAAAGTTAACATCTATTAGTATTGCATCTCAACCTAAGAAGACAGTTTATACTGATGGTGATGCATTTAAAACTGATGGCTTATCTATTAAAGGAACATTTTCTAAAACATATAGTGATGGCAGTGTAACTTATGAAGATAAGGATAATATGGATTATAGTCTATCATCTACTTATTTATCTGTAGGTCAAACTGCTATTACGGCTACTGTTACTTCTGATGGTATTACGAAATCAGTGGATATTCCTGTTACTGTGAATGCTAAACTAAATTCAACTAAGTTATCTTCTATTAAGATTGCTAGTAATCCTACTAAGTTAACTTATAATGAAGGGGATAAGTTTGATGATACAGGATTAGCTATTACGGGGACTTATGAAAAGGATTATAGTGATGGCTCTAAACAGTATTATGATCAGGCGAATATGAGTTATACTGTTGTAGATGGAGATTCATTAAAATCAACACAAAAGAGTGTTAAAGTAAGAGTTAATGATGATGGTGTTGAAAAGTCAGTAGAGATTCCAGTAACTGTTAATAAAGTTGTTAAAGAAGCAAGCATTGATCAGTTATACTTTGTATCACATCCTAATAAGGTGAAATATAAAGCAGGGGATAAGATTACAACGAAAGGTATGAAAGTGAATGCTGTAATCAAAAAGACGATGTCTGATGGTTCTACTGTATATGAAACAAAGAAGAATGTAAAAGTTCTTACTTCATATCCATATGCCGTAGCTCAGATTGGCTCTACTGTCTTAACGATTACCTATAAGTACAAAGAAAATGGTTTTAGTGATTCTAAAGATTTAACACAAGATATTGAAGTAAATAAAAAAGATACGCATTTAGTCAATGTCTATAAACCTGCTAAGGTTAAGATTAAATCAATTAAAGCGGGTAAGAAGAAATTGACTGTGAAATGGAAAAAGTCAAAACATGCAAGAAAGTATAAAGTTTACTATAGAGTAAAAGGTACTAAGAAATGGAAGTCTAAAACAGTCAAGAAAACATCTTGTACAATCAAGAAGCTAAAATCTAAGAAGACTTATCAGGTAAGAGTCCGTGCTATTAACTTAACGTTAAAGGGTAAATACTCTAAGACGAAAACTGTGAAAGTAAAATAA
- a CDS encoding O-antigen ligase family protein, whose protein sequence is MNDFIQLIKSKDISQINQNLTYPLIGKIACIPIATFFISVIIELIKALTTTMSFDLEMYNPYAYTIRYLNVIDTVFGILAIFLYLLRLYFDHKLTKKHIINHPSILLFIILSIWIIITTAINGFTPYALHGTYYRNESLFSFLRYYLIYFMCGAIVTVKQKDSLLHLLMYTSMILVLFDLLNYINLFNDQFMTLWSSVFYNTNHYGYYLTIVCLVSMSYFLTNEYNLKYLVIFCFNFIVLVFNNTFGSYLGVLIGLIFALAISFKINLINKRKIITIAVIIILSTVFVKAVNPSSGGNFIALFADLNNVTEENSEAQMAGSGRWKLWTYSVNQLNKKPLTYLTGYGIEGITDSMKKETGETRPHNEFLQQIVFFGLPALIIYVVAIFLMYLRGYHNATLLSISTIVALIASFGYLFQSSFGNTMYYTSPFFFCILGMAYHHK, encoded by the coding sequence ATGAATGACTTTATTCAACTCATAAAATCTAAAGATATTTCACAAATAAACCAAAACCTTACCTATCCCCTAATCGGTAAAATAGCCTGTATTCCCATAGCCACATTCTTCATATCGGTGATTATTGAGCTTATCAAAGCTCTGACAACAACGATGTCATTTGATTTAGAAATGTATAATCCCTATGCTTATACAATAAGATATCTCAACGTGATTGACACAGTATTTGGTATTTTAGCTATTTTCCTTTATTTGTTAAGATTATATTTCGATCACAAGCTTACTAAAAAACACATTATAAATCATCCATCCATACTACTGTTTATTATTCTTTCTATATGGATCATTATTACTACAGCAATTAATGGGTTTACCCCATATGCATTACACGGTACTTATTATCGTAATGAATCTCTTTTCTCTTTCTTAAGATATTATCTGATTTATTTTATGTGTGGTGCTATTGTCACAGTAAAGCAAAAAGATTCTTTATTACATTTATTGATGTATACAAGTATGATTCTTGTCTTATTTGATTTGTTAAACTATATAAATCTATTTAATGATCAGTTCATGACATTATGGTCATCAGTCTTTTACAACACCAATCACTATGGTTATTATTTGACTATTGTTTGTCTTGTTAGTATGTCTTATTTTCTTACCAATGAATATAACCTTAAATACCTAGTTATATTCTGTTTTAACTTTATAGTCCTGGTATTTAATAATACCTTTGGCAGCTATCTAGGTGTTCTCATAGGTTTGATATTTGCCCTAGCAATCAGTTTTAAAATCAATCTCATCAATAAGAGAAAAATTATCACGATAGCAGTCATTATTATATTATCAACTGTGTTTGTAAAAGCAGTTAATCCATCCTCTGGTGGAAACTTTATTGCTTTGTTTGCAGATCTTAACAACGTTACTGAAGAAAACTCAGAAGCACAAATGGCTGGCAGCGGTCGTTGGAAACTATGGACATATTCCGTTAATCAGCTCAATAAAAAACCTTTAACTTATTTAACCGGATATGGCATTGAAGGCATAACTGATTCCATGAAAAAGGAAACTGGTGAAACACGTCCTCATAATGAATTTCTCCAACAGATTGTTTTCTTTGGTTTACCAGCACTTATTATTTATGTAGTCGCTATATTTCTCATGTATTTACGTGGTTACCACAATGCAACTTTATTATCTATATCAACGATTGTTGCATTAATCGCATCATTTGGTTATTTATTCCAATCATCATTCGGCAATACCATGTATTACACATCACCATTTTTCTTCTGCATACTTGGTATGGCTTATCATCATAAATAA
- a CDS encoding prepilin-type N-terminal cleavage/methylation domain-containing protein, which yields MLREKLRNKKGFTLIEIIVVIVILAVLMAVAVPSVMSYMNEGQKAKYEAVARTVLINTQTEYANEVANGSYSFDTAKTNIAKKNYGDGVTVAVTKIDLTAGESGSSAAEDQDVKSVTATITIDEKTKTATIAANKKVTLS from the coding sequence ATGTTAAGAGAAAAATTAAGAAATAAGAAAGGTTTTACGTTAATCGAAATCATCGTCGTGATCGTAATCTTAGCTGTATTAATGGCTGTAGCTGTTCCTTCAGTTATGTCATACATGAATGAAGGCCAGAAAGCTAAATATGAAGCTGTCGCTAGAACTGTATTGATTAATACTCAGACTGAATATGCAAATGAAGTTGCAAATGGAAGTTATAGTTTCGATACTGCAAAGACTAATATTGCTAAGAAGAATTATGGTGATGGTGTAACAGTTGCAGTAACAAAAATTGATTTAACAGCAGGAGAATCTGGAAGTAGTGCAGCTGAAGATCAGGATGTTAAGAGTGTCACTGCTACAATTACAATTGATGAAAAGACTAAAACTGCAACAATTGCAGCTAACAAGAAAGTTACTTTAAGCTAA
- a CDS encoding GGDEF domain-containing phosphodiesterase, giving the protein MKEMYDSLTGVYDTQGYYNKVENSHPGLVTICVDISGMKNINMTYGYTTGDHVLKRTAHILTRVFDHAIIGRFNDDAFFIRTNEAGLLEKVEKSVRYSKYYKGDISVSLKIGIYLGEAGENAHLACDRARMALGTIKNDFSKYYQYYNQKMSENYENRRYIIEHFEDAIFNKYIKVYYQPIMYAMSNSVASLEALARWDDPIKGFLSPGDFIDVLESVNLCYQLDLYILEQVCIDMKEYLKQGKEIVSTSINLSPNDFLNIDMVAAVKEVVDYHGIDHHHFIIEITESAFIKDPKTLKKAVDGFHNEGFQVWMDDFGSGYSSLNILKEYNFDLIKIDMGFLRHLEDYPKGKLIIKHMVELARDLNINTLVEGVEISYHVMYLRGIGCDLLQGFYFSKPIPLGDQLHTLLAEHVDVNDAYYNDIDKAFYHLDHTTMPIELRKEIEQIAYSLIEYQPGMIHFIKGNHTYLDFLEAHDLYNSQEYRLPTTKGFEEAIQTAIASKQWVFYEESSSHYEFSKGWIYPIRKKPHSNIWALMLIMNR; this is encoded by the coding sequence ATGAAAGAAATGTATGATAGCTTGACCGGTGTTTATGATACACAAGGCTATTACAATAAAGTAGAAAATAGCCATCCGGGATTAGTGACAATCTGCGTTGATATCTCCGGCATGAAGAATATTAATATGACTTATGGTTATACGACTGGCGATCATGTCTTAAAACGAACAGCTCATATCCTCACGCGGGTATTTGATCATGCTATTATTGGTCGTTTTAACGATGATGCGTTTTTCATTCGCACCAATGAAGCAGGATTATTAGAGAAAGTTGAAAAGAGTGTGCGCTACTCTAAATATTATAAAGGGGATATCAGTGTTTCCTTAAAGATTGGTATTTATTTAGGAGAAGCAGGTGAGAATGCCCACTTAGCCTGCGATCGTGCCCGCATGGCTTTGGGTACGATTAAAAATGATTTCTCTAAATATTACCAATATTATAATCAAAAGATGTCGGAAAACTATGAGAATCGTCGTTATATTATTGAACACTTTGAAGACGCTATTTTCAATAAATATATTAAAGTGTACTATCAGCCCATTATGTATGCGATGAGTAATTCAGTTGCTAGCTTAGAAGCTTTAGCAAGATGGGATGATCCCATCAAAGGCTTTCTTTCCCCAGGCGACTTTATTGATGTTTTAGAAAGCGTCAACTTATGTTACCAGCTGGACTTGTATATCTTAGAGCAGGTCTGCATCGATATGAAAGAATATCTCAAACAAGGGAAAGAGATTGTCTCAACTTCCATTAACTTATCACCTAATGATTTCTTAAATATTGATATGGTGGCAGCGGTGAAAGAGGTTGTAGACTATCATGGGATCGACCATCATCATTTCATTATTGAAATTACTGAAAGTGCCTTTATTAAAGATCCTAAAACCCTTAAAAAAGCGGTTGATGGTTTTCACAACGAAGGCTTTCAGGTATGGATGGATGACTTTGGTTCTGGTTATTCTTCTCTTAATATTTTAAAAGAATATAACTTTGATCTCATTAAGATTGATATGGGCTTTTTAAGACATTTAGAAGACTATCCGAAAGGGAAACTCATTATTAAACATATGGTAGAGTTAGCCAGAGACTTAAATATTAATACCTTAGTAGAAGGGGTAGAAATCTCATATCATGTGATGTATTTAAGAGGTATTGGCTGTGATTTATTACAAGGCTTCTATTTCTCTAAACCCATTCCTTTAGGCGATCAGTTACATACCTTATTAGCTGAACATGTCGATGTTAATGATGCTTATTATAATGATATAGATAAAGCCTTCTATCATTTAGATCACACAACTATGCCGATAGAATTACGTAAAGAAATAGAACAGATCGCTTATTCCTTAATAGAGTATCAGCCTGGTATGATTCATTTTATTAAAGGAAATCATACCTATCTTGATTTTTTAGAAGCCCATGATTTATATAACTCTCAGGAATATCGTTTACCAACCACCAAAGGTTTTGAAGAAGCAATCCAGACAGCCATCGCTTCTAAGCAATGGGTCTTTTATGAAGAATCTTCCTCACATTATGAATTCTCTAAAGGTTGGATCTATCCCATCAGAAAAAAACCTCATAGCAATATTTGGGCCTTAATGTTAATAATGAATAGATAA
- a CDS encoding GNAT family N-acetyltransferase: MELIYEKDNQRAALYDAGKLIGECDYELEDDHWVITHTFVEKAYGGQGLARKLVNTLIEVARKEQIRIKPVCSYAVKVLSDQTYDDVRL, from the coding sequence ATGGAATTAATCTATGAGAAAGACAATCAGCGCGCAGCCTTATACGATGCGGGAAAGCTGATTGGCGAATGTGATTATGAATTAGAAGATGATCACTGGGTGATTACCCATACTTTTGTGGAGAAAGCTTATGGTGGTCAGGGCTTAGCGCGTAAGTTAGTCAATACTTTAATCGAAGTAGCAAGAAAAGAGCAGATCCGTATCAAACCAGTATGCTCTTATGCTGTAAAAGTATTAAGTGATCAGACATACGATGATGTGAGACTATAG
- the dnaK gene encoding molecular chaperone DnaK: MSKVIGIDLGTTNSCMAFTENGHTTIIPNSEGGKTTPSVVAFDKDGNRLVGEVAKRQMAMNPTQTISSIKRDMGTTKKHKLNGRNYSPQEISAMILQKLKIDAQDYLGEEVHQAVITVPAYFNDDQRQATKDAGKIAGLDVLRIINEPTSAALAYGLENDYGQKVMVFDLGGGTFDVSIIEIGSGVIEVLSTSGDNHLGGDDFDACLANYIFEDFQLKEGIDLRKDIVAKSRVIEAAEKAKKDLSTMQTATVSLPFIINLSTGPKNLEMTIDRQMFNTLTAHLVERCVVPMQNALNDARITPNDLDKCILVGGSSRIPAVIDRVRQVIGKEPSHSLNPDECVAMGAAIQGAKLSGSLIVSGNPESNDVLLLDVTPLTLSIETLGGVATPLIRRNTTIPTTYSQVFTTSANFQTQVEVNVLQGERPLAKDNKSLGKFKLKHIKRALRGVPQIQVTFDIDANGIVNVSAKDLASGNEQHITIESSTHMSDSEIEKAMREAKAFEAEDRKKKERINFKNDSEMYVASLENALLNSKKTIDKETLKNIKNQLSNYKKAYKKFDFEHSSDGDYQSIKEQFDALKQVSAGIVGE; this comes from the coding sequence ATGAGTAAAGTCATTGGTATTGATTTAGGAACAACCAATAGCTGTATGGCCTTTACAGAAAATGGCCATACGACGATTATTCCTAATAGTGAAGGGGGCAAAACCACACCTTCGGTAGTGGCTTTTGATAAAGATGGGAATCGTTTAGTGGGGGAAGTAGCGAAAAGACAGATGGCGATGAATCCGACCCAGACCATTTCATCGATTAAAAGAGATATGGGGACGACTAAAAAACATAAACTTAATGGCCGTAACTATTCCCCTCAGGAAATCAGTGCCATGATTTTACAAAAGCTCAAGATCGATGCCCAGGACTACTTAGGTGAAGAAGTCCATCAGGCCGTTATTACCGTGCCTGCTTATTTCAATGATGATCAGCGTCAGGCTACTAAAGATGCCGGAAAGATTGCCGGTTTAGACGTCTTACGGATTATTAATGAACCGACTTCGGCCGCTTTAGCGTATGGGTTAGAAAATGATTATGGCCAAAAGGTCATGGTCTTTGACTTAGGCGGGGGCACCTTCGATGTCTCAATTATTGAAATTGGGTCAGGTGTTATTGAAGTCTTATCAACCAGTGGTGATAACCACTTAGGCGGTGATGATTTTGATGCCTGTCTGGCAAATTATATCTTTGAAGATTTCCAGTTAAAGGAAGGCATTGATTTACGTAAAGATATCGTCGCTAAATCAAGAGTTATTGAAGCCGCTGAAAAAGCGAAAAAAGATTTATCGACAATGCAGACAGCTACCGTTTCTTTACCATTTATTATCAATTTATCAACCGGTCCAAAAAACTTGGAAATGACGATTGATCGTCAGATGTTTAATACCTTAACCGCGCACTTAGTAGAACGCTGCGTGGTCCCAATGCAAAATGCTTTAAATGATGCCCGCATTACACCCAATGATCTTGATAAATGTATCTTAGTAGGCGGTTCATCTCGTATTCCTGCCGTCATTGATCGCGTTCGTCAGGTTATTGGCAAAGAGCCTTCTCATTCCTTAAACCCTGATGAATGCGTGGCGATGGGAGCGGCGATCCAAGGGGCTAAGCTATCGGGTTCATTGATTGTCTCCGGTAATCCGGAAAGTAATGATGTCCTCTTATTAGATGTCACGCCGCTTACTTTATCGATTGAAACCTTAGGAGGTGTCGCGACGCCGCTTATTCGTCGTAATACGACAATTCCAACAACATATTCCCAGGTCTTTACAACCAGTGCTAATTTCCAGACTCAGGTTGAAGTCAATGTTTTACAGGGAGAAAGACCATTAGCGAAGGATAATAAATCCTTAGGTAAATTTAAATTAAAACATATCAAACGTGCTTTAAGAGGGGTTCCACAAATTCAGGTCACCTTTGATATTGATGCCAATGGTATTGTCAATGTCTCGGCAAAGGATTTAGCCAGCGGCAATGAGCAGCATATTACGATTGAGTCATCCACTCATATGAGTGATTCAGAAATTGAAAAAGCGATGCGCGAAGCCAAAGCATTCGAAGCGGAAGATCGTAAGAAGAAAGAGAGAATCAACTTCAAGAATGATTCAGAAATGTATGTAGCCAGCTTAGAGAATGCTTTGCTCAATAGCAAGAAAACAATTGATAAAGAGACCTTAAAGAATATTAAGAATCAGTTATCAAATTATAAGAAAGCCTATAAGAAATTTGATTTTGAACATAGCTCTGATGGGGACTATCAGAGTATCAAAGAACAGTTTGATGCATTAAAACAAGTTTCTGCAGGTATTGTAGGAGAATAA
- a CDS encoding Cof-type HAD-IIB family hydrolase: MLKAIFFDIDGTLYSHRTNRVPESCQKAFALLHKKKILTIACTGRHVLELEELKIHDYLDFDAYITLNGQYCYNDQGLIYDLPIDPQDVDLVIQDAAKKHYPVIFVERDKMYINMRNDYVKKVQDDIHSSIPPLGKLSNENKIYQMIPYLPSSKDYIDLPHCAKNIWHPGAFDLIPKQGGKDQGIKEVLKYYHISTDEIMAFGDAANDISMLEYANIGIAMGNASDEVKKHADFVTTDIDDDGIYNALKYFQIID, encoded by the coding sequence ATGTTAAAAGCGATTTTCTTTGATATCGATGGGACCTTATATTCCCATCGCACCAATCGGGTACCGGAAAGCTGTCAGAAAGCTTTTGCCTTACTGCATAAGAAAAAGATTCTTACCATTGCCTGCACGGGCCGCCATGTTTTAGAACTTGAAGAGTTAAAGATTCATGATTATTTAGACTTTGATGCCTATATTACGTTAAATGGGCAATATTGTTATAACGATCAGGGCTTAATCTATGATTTACCAATTGATCCTCAGGATGTTGATCTGGTGATTCAGGATGCCGCTAAAAAGCATTATCCGGTGATCTTTGTGGAACGCGATAAGATGTATATTAATATGCGTAATGATTATGTAAAAAAAGTGCAGGATGACATTCATTCCAGTATTCCGCCGCTTGGTAAGTTGAGTAATGAGAATAAGATTTACCAGATGATTCCTTACTTGCCATCAAGCAAGGATTATATTGATTTACCGCACTGCGCTAAAAATATCTGGCATCCTGGTGCTTTTGATCTGATCCCGAAACAAGGCGGAAAAGATCAGGGCATCAAAGAAGTGCTTAAATATTATCATATTTCTACCGATGAGATTATGGCTTTTGGCGATGCGGCGAATGATATCAGCATGTTAGAGTATGCGAATATTGGCATTGCCATGGGGAATGCTAGTGATGAAGTGAAGAAACATGCAGATTTTGTGACAACAGATATAGATGATGATGGCATTTATAATGCCTTAAAATATTTCCAGATTATTGACTGA
- a CDS encoding J domain-containing protein, whose translation MNPYDILGISPDATDDEVKKAYRSLSKKYHPDANIGNPHQAEYTEKFKQVQNAYRTIMDDRKRGFTGRTYTNNTQGAYNNTGYTNTQQTYGNAQQAYQDVIAYINANRFAEAKSVLEGIYQKDDVWFYYAAICENGLGNHIQAVEFAQTAYSMNPMNLQYMLLLQQLQGGSAAYNETSRGYGRDINPMSCCYAMCLVQMCCSPCFGAGYYRGC comes from the coding sequence ATGAATCCTTATGATATCTTAGGTATTTCACCCGATGCAACGGATGATGAAGTAAAAAAAGCGTATCGCAGTCTTTCTAAAAAATACCACCCTGATGCCAATATTGGTAATCCTCATCAGGCGGAGTATACAGAAAAATTTAAACAGGTACAAAATGCTTATCGAACGATTATGGATGATCGTAAACGCGGTTTTACCGGGCGTACTTATACCAATAACACGCAAGGTGCTTATAACAATACCGGCTATACCAATACTCAGCAGACTTATGGCAATGCCCAGCAGGCTTACCAGGACGTGATCGCCTATATTAATGCCAATCGTTTTGCGGAAGCAAAAAGCGTCTTAGAGGGCATCTATCAGAAAGATGATGTCTGGTTCTATTATGCGGCGATTTGTGAAAATGGCTTAGGCAATCATATCCAGGCTGTTGAATTTGCTCAGACCGCGTATTCAATGAATCCGATGAACTTACAGTATATGCTTTTATTACAGCAGCTGCAGGGCGGCAGCGCTGCTTATAATGAAACATCGCGCGGCTATGGTCGTGACATCAACCCAATGAGCTGCTGTTATGCCATGTGCTTAGTGCAGATGTGCTGTTCCCCATGCTTTGGGGCTGGGTATTATCGCGGATGTTAA
- a CDS encoding DUF5685 family protein — MFGYVIVNQKQLSDEDYRIYHSFYCGLCHKLKDLYGTNATRLLSNDMTFLKLVLTGLYEPKIQLTKEGCTMHPIKHHRTRMDLFDDYAAKMTIVLAYYKALDDVHDEHKHKHRLKTLTPLFEAIKQEYPNKIFIIDSNLKRLTTLEEENCQSLDLMSNTFGKVLGEIFRYQDDEWSEELYTLGNNLGKFIYLMDAYDDIEDDIRQNTYNPFKQKYENDDFDHYVEKILTMFMSEATLAFERMPILEYSDIIRNILYSGVWSRFEAVKQKRNEKEKKNESL; from the coding sequence ATGTTTGGCTATGTGATTGTCAATCAGAAACAGCTTTCTGATGAAGACTATCGGATTTATCATTCTTTTTATTGCGGTCTCTGTCATAAGTTAAAAGATCTCTATGGCACCAATGCCACGCGGTTATTATCCAATGATATGACCTTCTTAAAGTTAGTCTTAACCGGTCTGTATGAGCCAAAGATTCAGCTCACGAAAGAAGGGTGCACAATGCATCCGATCAAACATCATCGCACCCGCATGGATCTGTTTGATGACTATGCGGCGAAGATGACAATTGTTTTAGCGTATTATAAAGCGTTAGATGATGTCCATGATGAACATAAACATAAGCATCGCCTAAAAACTTTAACCCCGTTATTTGAAGCGATTAAGCAGGAATATCCCAACAAGATCTTTATTATTGACAGCAATCTTAAACGTTTAACGACGTTAGAAGAAGAGAACTGTCAGTCCTTAGATCTGATGTCTAATACTTTTGGCAAAGTATTAGGAGAAATCTTCCGCTATCAGGATGATGAATGGAGTGAAGAGCTCTATACCTTAGGCAATAACTTAGGTAAGTTTATTTATCTGATGGATGCCTATGATGATATCGAAGATGATATCCGACAAAATACCTATAATCCCTTTAAACAAAAATATGAAAATGATGATTTTGATCACTATGTGGAAAAGATCTTAACAATGTTTATGTCAGAAGCCACGCTGGCTTTTGAACGCATGCCGATTTTGGAATATAGTGATATAATAAGAAATATTCTCTATAGTGGAGTATGGAGCCGTTTTGAAGCGGTGAAACAAAAGAGAAACGAAAAGGAGAAGAAAAATGAATCCTTATGA